In the Cytobacillus pseudoceanisediminis genome, one interval contains:
- a CDS encoding tyrosine-type recombinase/integrase, with protein MIHGTFKVKPLPHHLEQINEPLLGYWANDVWNVQECPFLDKHYDWNRKLIFDKVHNLRLKNELKYYFYKGLQETRISIIYAFMHYSPCLKVFTEFISRYYANLDSIIDIPKEKFLIEYRTFLVEKGKSVEIVHRKKSSPWMSPTVQPSLYIRLFLQVYDFYYHFYDEREETDKDCWDVRKLKINYNNTISRYSIDFSKVPQPYRQLFKKYIKTRLVVQQSISFSTAICYLNRLSFFFTFLKDKHPEWKELNDLSRMDIEEYIEYLRHSTIKKGKYLINPDHNYVNRFLIDLKTFISYIQKFEWEEAPTKSVISLLSIEDIPKKKRAKADEIKYIPDEVWEQLVFHINELSSEHIPIILLMEATGFRISDVLSLKIDCLVNQEDGWWIIGDQRKVSYKNHKVPISEEIANVVLAQQELTKKRYSLDTNPKKYLFPVLKGKRMGNPISQDSIKLNLNKLANRCNIKDKDGEIYWFKNHAFRHRYGVNLINNGMNILHVQKLMAHASPEMTLVYAQIHDQTLRDEWEKARDNGAVRLDTHGEVIVADLAQQAEENGVELEWIRHNMDSIRLDHGFCVKSPKLHCDFLEQTLEPPCIKNNCRSFHVDKTFLDYYQEQIFKMEADIEVYKKSGRLRSIELIEPKLKRYKELASGLLHTGGIFGLEKPRREYVGDEREKVMQNV; from the coding sequence ATGATACATGGCACATTCAAAGTAAAACCCCTTCCCCACCATCTGGAACAGATAAATGAACCATTACTTGGATATTGGGCAAATGATGTGTGGAATGTACAAGAATGCCCCTTCTTGGATAAACATTATGATTGGAATAGAAAATTGATTTTTGATAAGGTACACAATCTTAGATTAAAAAATGAACTAAAATATTATTTTTATAAGGGGTTACAGGAGACAAGGATTTCGATTATCTATGCTTTTATGCATTATTCTCCATGTCTTAAAGTTTTTACAGAATTCATCTCTCGATATTATGCTAATTTAGATTCTATTATTGATATTCCGAAAGAAAAGTTTCTAATAGAATATCGAACATTTCTTGTAGAGAAAGGAAAATCAGTTGAGATTGTACACCGGAAAAAGTCATCACCATGGATGTCACCAACAGTTCAACCATCATTGTATATTAGACTATTTCTTCAAGTTTATGATTTTTATTATCACTTTTATGATGAACGAGAAGAAACAGATAAAGATTGTTGGGATGTACGAAAATTGAAGATTAATTATAACAATACAATCAGTAGGTATTCAATAGACTTTTCGAAGGTTCCGCAACCTTATAGACAATTATTTAAAAAATATATAAAGACTCGCCTAGTTGTGCAGCAATCCATCAGCTTTTCTACAGCAATATGTTATTTAAATAGACTTTCGTTTTTCTTCACCTTTTTGAAGGATAAACATCCTGAATGGAAAGAATTAAACGACCTATCTAGAATGGATATTGAAGAGTATATTGAATACTTACGACATTCCACTATTAAAAAGGGAAAATATTTAATTAATCCAGATCACAATTATGTAAATCGTTTTTTAATAGATCTTAAAACGTTTATCTCATATATACAGAAATTCGAATGGGAAGAAGCCCCGACAAAGTCAGTTATTTCACTATTGTCAATTGAGGATATCCCTAAAAAGAAAAGAGCAAAAGCTGATGAAATTAAATATATTCCGGATGAAGTATGGGAACAGTTAGTTTTCCATATTAACGAACTTTCCTCAGAACATATACCTATAATTCTTCTAATGGAAGCTACAGGTTTTCGTATTAGTGACGTTTTATCACTTAAAATTGACTGCTTAGTAAATCAAGAAGATGGCTGGTGGATTATCGGAGATCAAAGGAAAGTAAGTTATAAAAATCATAAAGTTCCTATTTCAGAAGAAATTGCTAATGTTGTCTTAGCGCAGCAAGAACTTACAAAAAAGAGATACTCTTTGGACACGAACCCTAAGAAATATTTGTTTCCAGTACTAAAAGGGAAAAGGATGGGTAATCCCATATCGCAGGATTCCATTAAGCTGAACCTTAATAAACTAGCAAACAGATGTAATATTAAGGACAAGGATGGAGAAATTTATTGGTTTAAAAATCATGCATTTCGACACCGTTACGGTGTTAATTTGATTAATAACGGAATGAATATCCTTCATGTTCAAAAACTGATGGCACATGCCAGTCCTGAAATGACATTAGTCTATGCCCAAATTCATGACCAGACACTCCGTGATGAATGGGAAAAGGCTCGAGATAATGGCGCAGTAAGACTAGATACTCATGGAGAAGTTATTGTCGCTGATTTAGCTCAACAGGCTGAAGAAAATGGAGTTGAACTGGAGTGGATACGTCACAATATGGACTCTATTCGTTTAGATCATGGGTTTTGTGTAAAAAGCCCAAAACTTCATTGTGATTTTCTTGAACAGACCTTGGAACCACCGTGTATTAAAAACAATTGCCGAAGTTTTCACGTTGACAAGACTTTTCTCGACTATTATCAAGAACAGATATTTAAAATGGAAGCTGATATTGAAGTATACAAAAAATCCGGAAGGTTACGTTCCATTGAGTTAATTGAACCCAAATTAAAAAGATATAAAGAATTAGCAAGTGGTTTACTACATACTGGTGGTATCTTTGGTTTAGAAAAACCTAGACGTGAGTATGTTGGAGATGAACGTGAGAAGGTGATGCAAAATGTCTAA
- a CDS encoding MFS transporter, with product MQIKTSFRFLWIGQSIANLGDILYIVSIISIVYEITGSAFYMALFPFVNTVSRFISGFIAPILLERYRTKPLLAFSQFGKTIIVLMLTVNSIYLFSIDNIIFTFVFVMFISFLDGWASPARDSLIPRYFDSEEKLVKVNSFLSIVDQTITLGGWPAAGILITLLGSGNLLIITTILFVISTIFMFLIKDLDRIEDELNKDEQESEKMTKKVLLEGWNTIWKTPSLRTITIVEFTESIANVVWVAAILYIYVEEVLQVSENWWGYINSSFFAGLMIAGFISLKWSQTITNNLRFVIISGAFLTSITTLIFGLISTPWLALVISLFSVLVVKLRELLNKL from the coding sequence TTGCAAATAAAAACATCTTTCCGTTTTTTATGGATAGGCCAGTCAATTGCAAATTTAGGAGACATATTATATATAGTAAGCATAATTTCAATAGTGTACGAAATCACTGGGTCTGCATTTTATATGGCTCTATTTCCTTTTGTTAATACAGTTTCAAGGTTTATTAGTGGTTTTATTGCTCCTATTCTTTTAGAAAGATATAGAACGAAGCCACTTTTGGCATTTTCACAGTTTGGTAAAACAATCATTGTATTAATGCTCACAGTAAATTCAATCTATCTTTTTTCAATAGATAATATAATTTTCACCTTTGTATTTGTAATGTTTATTTCATTTCTAGATGGGTGGGCTAGCCCTGCTAGAGATTCATTGATTCCCAGGTATTTCGATTCAGAGGAGAAATTGGTTAAAGTAAATAGTTTTCTTTCTATAGTCGATCAGACAATCACTTTAGGAGGATGGCCAGCAGCTGGTATTTTAATCACTCTATTAGGATCAGGTAATCTACTAATTATAACAACTATATTATTCGTTATTTCAACCATTTTTATGTTTTTAATTAAGGATTTAGATAGAATTGAGGATGAACTCAATAAAGACGAACAAGAATCAGAAAAAATGACAAAGAAGGTTTTGCTGGAAGGATGGAATACAATATGGAAGACACCTTCTTTAAGAACAATTACGATTGTAGAATTTACGGAATCCATAGCAAATGTGGTATGGGTTGCAGCTATTCTGTATATCTATGTTGAAGAAGTTCTACAGGTTAGTGAAAATTGGTGGGGATATATCAATTCAAGCTTTTTTGCTGGTTTAATGATCGCTGGTTTTATTAGTTTAAAGTGGTCACAAACAATAACTAATAATTTGAGATTTGTAATCATTAGTGGAGCATTTCTTACCAGTATTACTACACTTATTTTTGGATTAATTTCAACTCCTTGGCTCGCACTTGTCATTTCCCTTTTTTCGGTTTTGGTAGTCAAATTAAGGGAGTTGCTCAACAAACTATAG
- a CDS encoding NUDIX domain-containing protein produces MDYCENMREMIGNSPLIIVRPSVAIMNNQGEILLNRYKGGTWSVPGGILQLNESVEECIKRNVQDDLGLTINSLQLFGVYSGLDLYTKLEGGEDEYHIVAIGYLCTDYEGEVTPDANQAIEAEFFKLEQLPEETDPFIKNKLVELKGKLEKI; encoded by the coding sequence ATGGATTATTGTGAAAATATGAGGGAAATGATTGGAAATTCGCCTTTGATAATAGTACGACCAAGTGTAGCTATCATGAATAATCAAGGAGAAATTTTACTGAATAGATACAAAGGTGGAACATGGAGTGTTCCCGGTGGAATATTGCAGTTAAATGAGTCAGTTGAGGAATGTATTAAAAGAAATGTACAAGATGATTTAGGGCTAACGATAAATTCATTACAATTATTTGGTGTTTATTCTGGTCTGGATCTCTATACGAAGCTAGAGGGTGGTGAAGATGAGTACCACATCGTCGCAATAGGATATTTATGTACGGACTATGAAGGTGAAGTAACGCCTGATGCAAATCAAGCAATTGAAGCTGAATTTTTTAAATTAGAACAGTTACCTGAAGAAACAGACCCTTTTATTAAGAATAAGTTGGTTGAATTAAAAGGAAAACTTGAAAAAATATAA
- a CDS encoding DUF6262 family protein has protein sequence MSNENPNTEGIIKHAKLKTEKTIQKVEEAIKRMIKKQLKINFNSVSAESGVSKAFLYRNTELRDRIETLRKQQEGLPSIKQVKRNMSDTSKDVIIASLRKRVKHLEKENKEIKEQLKIQFGKIYEGI, from the coding sequence ATGTCTAATGAAAACCCAAATACCGAAGGTATTATAAAACACGCAAAGTTGAAAACGGAAAAGACCATTCAAAAAGTTGAAGAAGCGATCAAAAGGATGATAAAAAAACAACTGAAAATCAATTTTAACTCTGTATCTGCAGAATCAGGGGTTTCAAAGGCATTTCTATACAGAAATACAGAACTCCGAGATCGAATCGAAACACTTCGTAAACAACAAGAAGGTCTCCCCTCAATAAAACAAGTTAAAAGGAATATGAGTGACACATCAAAAGATGTAATTATCGCTTCCTTACGAAAGCGAGTCAAGCATTTAGAAAAGGAAAATAAAGAAATTAAAGAACAACTAAAAATTCAATTTGGGAAGATTTATGAGGGAATTTAA
- the merR1 gene encoding mercury resistance transcriptional regulator MerR1, whose amino-acid sequence MQYRIGELAERCGVNKETIRYYERLGLIPEPNRTKKGYRMFSLQTVDRLNFIKRMQELGFTLNEIDKLLGVVDHNEAKCRDIYDFTVLKLEDIERKIEDLKKIEQMLIDLKERCPENKNIYECPIIETLMD is encoded by the coding sequence ATGCAATATCGTATTGGGGAACTGGCTGAGAGGTGTGGTGTTAACAAGGAGACCATTCGGTATTATGAGCGTTTAGGTTTAATTCCAGAACCTAATCGTACCAAAAAAGGATACCGAATGTTTTCCCTACAAACGGTTGATCGATTGAATTTCATAAAACGGATGCAGGAATTGGGATTTACCTTAAATGAAATTGATAAATTGCTAGGGGTTGTCGATCACAACGAAGCAAAGTGCCGTGACATATATGATTTCACTGTTCTTAAATTAGAGGACATCGAGCGTAAAATTGAAGATCTTAAAAAAATTGAACAAATGTTGATAGACCTTAAAGAAAGATGTCCTGAAAACAAAAATATTTATGAATGTCCTATTATCGAAACTTTAATGGATTAA
- a CDS encoding recombinase family protein, protein MRKIGYIRVSSTSQNTSRQFQQLNEIGMDIIYEEKVSGATKDREQLQRMLGNLQKDDIIYVTDLTRITRSTQDLFELIDNIRGKKGSLKSLKDTWLDLSEDNPYSQFLITVMAGVNQLERDLIRMRQREGIELAKKEGKFKGRLKKYHKNHAGMNYAVKLYKEGNMTVNQICEITNVSRASLYRKLSDPDN, encoded by the coding sequence TTGCGAAAGATCGGTTATATACGTGTCAGTTCGACTAGCCAAAATACTTCAAGGCAATTTCAGCAGCTGAACGAGATCGGAATGGATATTATTTATGAAGAGAAAGTTTCAGGAGCAACAAAGGATCGCGAGCAACTTCAAAGAATGTTAGGGAATTTACAGAAAGATGACATCATTTATGTTACAGACTTAACTCGAATCACTCGTAGTACACAAGATCTATTTGAATTAATCGATAACATACGAGGTAAAAAGGGAAGCTTAAAATCACTAAAAGATACATGGCTAGATTTATCAGAAGATAATCCATACAGCCAATTCTTAATTACGGTAATGGCTGGTGTTAACCAATTAGAGCGAGATCTTATTCGTATGCGACAACGTGAAGGGATTGAGTTGGCTAAGAAAGAAGGAAAATTTAAAGGTCGGTTAAAGAAGTATCATAAAAATCACGCAGGAATGAATTATGCAGTAAAGCTGTATAAGGAAGGGAATATGACTGTAAATCAAATTTGTGAAATCACAAATGTATCAAGAGCTTCATTATACAGAAAGCTATCAGATCCGGACAATTAG
- a CDS encoding MsnO8 family LLM class oxidoreductase, whose product MELSILDLATLAVGKTAKDVLEDSTRLAKAGEEFGYTRFWIAEHHNISALCCPSPEVMLGYIGANTETIRLGSGATLLPYYKPYKIAETFNLLSSLFPNRIDLGVGRGPGGSPEAKLALSDNFSEQAKKFPDTVKELKDFLDNSFPHKHPYSTINAYPIPSVPPQLWILGTSLESARLAALYGVPYAFGHFLSANKSSEIMNYYHNNLKGKESGIKPKTIFAVFVICAETNERAQELARSALLWEVQLSTGIGDKGLPSFIESNGYTFSRQEMELIRNFKNKMIIGSPTEVKKTNRYTKYI is encoded by the coding sequence ATGGAATTAAGCATTCTTGATTTGGCTACTCTCGCTGTAGGGAAAACAGCAAAGGATGTTTTAGAGGATTCCACCAGATTGGCAAAGGCCGGAGAAGAATTTGGTTATACAAGATTTTGGATCGCTGAACATCATAATATATCTGCGCTCTGTTGCCCATCACCTGAAGTTATGCTCGGATACATTGGTGCTAATACTGAAACTATCCGTCTTGGTTCTGGAGCTACACTTCTCCCCTACTATAAACCTTATAAAATAGCTGAAACATTTAATTTGCTTTCATCTCTATTTCCTAACCGAATAGATTTAGGAGTAGGAAGAGGTCCTGGAGGCTCTCCAGAAGCGAAGTTAGCTCTTTCGGATAATTTTTCGGAGCAAGCAAAAAAATTTCCCGATACTGTGAAAGAGCTTAAAGACTTTCTTGATAATAGTTTCCCACATAAACACCCGTATTCGACTATAAATGCTTATCCAATCCCATCAGTTCCTCCACAATTATGGATTCTAGGAACTTCTTTAGAAAGCGCGAGGCTTGCAGCATTATACGGGGTCCCTTATGCATTTGGTCACTTTTTAAGTGCAAACAAAAGCTCAGAAATCATGAATTATTATCATAATAATTTAAAAGGTAAAGAAAGCGGCATTAAACCGAAAACAATTTTTGCTGTTTTTGTGATTTGTGCAGAGACAAATGAACGCGCCCAGGAGCTTGCAAGAAGTGCTTTATTATGGGAGGTACAATTATCAACAGGCATTGGCGATAAAGGACTTCCGTCTTTTATAGAGTCAAACGGCTATACTTTTAGTCGACAAGAGATGGAATTAATAAGAAACTTTAAGAATAAAATGATAATAGGATCACCAACAGAAGTGAAAAAAACTAATAGATATACAAAATACATATAA
- a CDS encoding bifunctional lytic transglycosylase/C40 family peptidase — protein MKRLATLSAALVIGVGSLPGPVLAETNSTVSRIEEQIEGIQQQVVKMDSTINQFQNEKAILKNHIERLKTAILDNREKIKEAKEESFRLETEIQELKLNIKPLQERISVIPTYDSTLLPIHQRNLSIPSALETTKQIITETETLNMLIEKEEEITSKLKKQQSLELELKGMAELLSEQIAEKDKLLSELEIKEKQNHEAMESLEKESQMLSKQKTVIESAIENEKARKEGTLGDLQVDKPKTSIVVSTFSTDQVPPEYMKYYLHAEKEYGIPWYYLASIHGIETEFSKHPTMISSVGAVGHLQFMPATWVGHKYETSGGLVAPDIDITDLNHIKAGSGFGVDADNDGIASPWSIVDSVASAAKYLSSHGFKKDVRKAIWHYNHADWYVDKVIAQAELYKNSMKVNEDGEINIIPGADNEVTTIGNRWINNSVYVFGGGRSLNDIKMGMFDCSSFVHWAFSKVGVNLGELTSVSTETLKNLGTPINVEDMQPGDLVFFDTYKKDGHVGIYLGDGNFIGAQSSTGVAIANMNDGFWKEKFNQRVKRIDYVKK, from the coding sequence ATGAAAAGGTTAGCAACATTATCAGCTGCCCTTGTTATAGGTGTAGGTAGTCTCCCGGGTCCTGTCCTTGCAGAAACAAACAGTACTGTTTCTAGGATTGAGGAACAAATTGAAGGTATACAGCAGCAAGTAGTTAAAATGGATAGCACCATTAATCAATTTCAGAATGAGAAGGCCATTTTAAAGAATCATATCGAAAGATTAAAAACGGCTATATTAGATAACCGCGAGAAGATAAAAGAAGCTAAAGAGGAGAGCTTTCGTCTAGAAACTGAGATTCAAGAGCTGAAACTAAATATTAAGCCCCTGCAAGAAAGAATTTCTGTAATTCCAACTTATGATTCAACACTTTTGCCTATTCACCAAAGGAACCTATCGATTCCTTCAGCATTGGAGACGACAAAACAGATTATAACTGAAACTGAAACACTTAATATGTTAATAGAGAAAGAAGAAGAAATTACATCTAAATTAAAAAAGCAGCAAAGCCTGGAACTCGAACTAAAGGGTATGGCTGAACTTTTAAGCGAGCAAATAGCTGAAAAAGATAAGCTTCTTTCGGAGTTAGAAATTAAGGAAAAACAAAATCACGAGGCTATGGAATCCTTGGAAAAAGAAAGCCAAATGCTCTCGAAACAAAAAACAGTTATCGAAAGTGCGATTGAAAATGAAAAGGCTCGGAAGGAAGGGACTTTAGGAGATCTACAAGTAGATAAACCAAAGACATCAATTGTTGTTTCAACGTTTTCTACAGACCAGGTTCCTCCTGAGTATATGAAGTATTATCTTCATGCAGAAAAAGAATACGGAATCCCGTGGTACTACTTGGCCTCTATACATGGAATAGAAACTGAATTTTCTAAGCACCCAACAATGATTTCATCAGTAGGAGCAGTAGGGCACCTCCAGTTTATGCCTGCAACTTGGGTTGGTCATAAATATGAAACAAGCGGCGGGTTAGTAGCCCCTGACATTGATATAACTGATTTAAACCATATTAAAGCGGGGTCTGGATTCGGAGTAGATGCAGATAATGACGGTATAGCTAGCCCGTGGAGCATCGTAGATAGCGTGGCTTCTGCCGCTAAATATCTTTCTAGTCATGGCTTTAAAAAAGATGTGAGAAAGGCGATATGGCACTATAACCACGCTGATTGGTATGTAGATAAAGTCATTGCACAAGCAGAATTATACAAAAATAGCATGAAGGTTAATGAAGATGGTGAAATCAATATAATTCCTGGTGCAGACAATGAGGTAACCACTATAGGTAACCGGTGGATAAATAATTCTGTATATGTTTTTGGAGGAGGAAGAAGCCTAAACGATATTAAAATGGGAATGTTCGATTGTTCCAGCTTTGTGCATTGGGCCTTTTCTAAGGTCGGGGTTAACTTGGGGGAATTAACTTCGGTCAGTACTGAGACACTTAAAAATTTGGGCACTCCTATTAATGTAGAAGATATGCAGCCGGGTGATCTCGTATTCTTTGACACATACAAAAAGGATGGCCACGTGGGTATATATTTAGGCGATGGGAACTTTATAGGGGCTCAAAGTTCTACTGGAGTAGCGATTGCAAATATGAATGATGGCTTCTGGAAAGAAAAGTTTAATCAAAGGGTAAAACGCATTGATTACGTCAAAAAATAA